Part of the Triticum urartu cultivar G1812 chromosome 2, Tu2.1, whole genome shotgun sequence genome, acgaagaactttcgcaacggtgaatactcagggagaacacttcttgataattagtgagagatcatcttaaaatgctaccgtcaaacaaagcaagataagatgcataaaagataaacatcacatgcaatcaatataagtgatatgatatggccatcatcatcctgtgcttgtgatctccatcttcgaaacaccatcgtgatcaccatcgtcactggcgcgacaccttgatcaccatcgtagcatcgttgtcgtctcgccaatcttatgcttccacgactatcgctaccgtttagtgataaagtaaagcattatagcgcaattgcattgcatacaataaagcgacaaccatatggctcctgccagttgccgataacttggttacaaaacatgatcatctcatagaataaaatttagcatcatgtcttgaccatatcacatcacaacatgccctgcaaaaacaagttagacgtcctctactttgttgttgcaagttttacgtggctgctacgggcttaagcaagaaccaatctcacctacgcatcaaaaccacaacgatagtttgtcaagttggtgctgttttaaccttcgcaaggaccgggcgtaggcacactcggttcaactaaagttggagaaactgtcacccgctagccacctttgtgcaaagcatgtcgggagaaccggtctcgcataagcgtacgcctaatgtcggtccaggccgcttcgtccaacaataccgccgaaccaaagtatgacatgctggtaagcagtatgacttatatcgcccacaactcacttgtgttctactcgtgcatataatatcaacacataaaacctaggctctgataccactgttggggaacgtagtaatttcaaaaaaattcctacgcacacgcaagatcatggtgatgcatagcaacgagaggggagagtgtgatctacgtacccttgtagaccgacagcggaagcgttagcacaacacagttgatgtagtcgtacgtcttcacggcccgaccgatcaagcaccgaaactacggcacctctgagttctagcacacgttcagctcgatgacgatccccggactccgatccagcaaagtgtcggggaagagttccgtcagcacgacggcgtggtgacgatcttgatgtactaccatcgcagggcttcgcctaagcaccgctacaatcttatcgaggattatggtggaagggggcaccacacacggctaagaatatgatcacgtggatcaacttgtgtctatggggtgcccccctgcccccgtatataaaggatcaaggggaggaggtcggccggcccctatggcgcgccaaggaggagtcctcctcctagtaggagtaggactcctactaggagggggaaataagtggggagggagaaggaaaggggggcgccgccccccctctcctggtccaattcggaccagcgggggaggaggcgcgcggcccacactggctgcccctctctctctctccactaaggcccatatggcccattacttctcccgggggggtccggtaaccctccggctctccggttttctccgaaatcacccggaacacttccggtgtccgaatatagccgtccaatatatcaatctttatgtctcgaccatttcgagactcctcgtcatgtccgcgatcacatccgggactccgaacttacttcggtacatcaaaactcataaactcataatataactatcatcaaaaccttaagcgtgcggaccctacgggttcgagaacaatgtagacatgaccgagacacgtctccggtcaataaccaatagcggaacctggatgctcatattggctcctacatattctacgaagatcttttatcggtcagaccgcataacaacatacgttgttccctttgtcatcggtatgttacttgcccgagattcgatcgtcggtatctcaatacctagttcaatctcgttactggcaagtctctttactcgtttcataatacatcatctcgcaactaacttattagttgcaatgcttgcaaggcttatgtgatgtgcattaccgagagggcccagagatacctctccgacaatcggagtgacaaatcctaatctcgaaatacgccaacccaacatttaccttcggagacacctgtagagctcctttataatcacccagttacgttgtgacgtttggtagcacacaaagtgttcctccggcaaacgggggttgcataatctcatagtcacaggaacatgtacaagtcatgaagaaagcaatagcaacacactaaacgatcgtgtgctaagctaatggaatgggtcatgtcaatcacatcattcttctaatgttgtgatcccgttaatcaaatagcaactcttttgttcatggttaggaaacataaccatcttcgattaacgagctagtcaagtagaggcatactagtgacactctgtttgtctatgtattcacacatgtattatatttccggttaatacaattctagcatgaataataaacatttatcatgatataaggaaataaacaataactttattattgcctctagggcatatttccttcagcatcctgataaacgatgaagattatccatggttacggcgcaataagaagatgacacaagcgaagaaaaagtgaagactttctcccgcaactattatgatgataccatgccaactttgtaacacacgagtatgataccattgtccgttttgtacatgcacttgctatgtgggtgaaattataataccatgccaactttcaactttttcagagttcatttgaaatgctttaatgtcttatggttcggccctcgtaataccattaaTCCCGGTTCGCTCCTtgtcaactatgttctcaccaagaacactcaagagggcagccacgtgggccattggtcccggttcgtctggaccttttggtcccagTTCCACgcacgaactgggaccaatgtgcctcgcccctggcccatgaccattagtcccggtttgtgccacaaaccgggactaaagggttggtccttgTTGCGgtcagagtttagtcccacctcgccaaccgaagggcgctcacaccggtttataagcccgtccctctctgccttgttgagctcctcacaaagtgaaaatagatgtcCTTATACAGggaatttgacctaaattcagagtgaatttctctgaaattcatagaaatttaggTTGAATTTAGGTTGAATTCTCTCTATAGGCGCGTCTATgctcatttttttagtaaagttaatcacaaacttgtgattcacataAATTTAAAAGAATtaaaattttaactattcaaatttgaaaactaatggcactaacagaaagtttgtaatttttctaaaactaatggcactaacagaaagtttatagtTTTGCTGActtaaaagcaaaaagaattaaaaaataaagcaaaaaacaaaagaaaataaataatacaaaAAACAatacaaaaaaactggaaaaaaaactatttttatagtaaagttaatcacaaacttgtgattcgcacaaatttcaaagaattcaaattttaacttttcaaatttgaaaactaatggcactaacagaaagtttataatttttctaacctaaaagaaaaaagaattagaaattaaagcaaaaaaaaggaaataaataatgcaaaaaacaaaacaaaaaaactggaaataAAAAAAACTGCCACCTATAGGACCACCACGGCCTAAATACGACTAGAAACTCAACCTGGGCCAGGATTCAgacccgcagaaggcccaataggcccacagacAGCATAGTGTGAGATTAGGCCCGCAAGTctgcatttgagaggagctcgagagggcagccgcagtggggcttataaaccactccgagcccctctcaactagcgaggtgggactaaacttttggtagcgggcagcgcaaggcctttggtcccggttggtggcaccaaccgagactaaaggggtgcattggtaccagttggtgccaccaatcgggaccgatgcccacctttagtcccggttggtgccaccaaccgggaccaaaggcctctgtttcccgccctttgggctgccgaaaactgacctttggtcccggttggtagcaccaatcggtactaaagggggccattggtcctggttggtggcaccgACCGGTACCAATGGCTTTGCTATATAAGCAAACACTTAGCATTTTTCATTTTCATCTCTGCAGTTGCCCGCCACCGACGCCGCTAGGCTGCCTGATTCAGCTCACCCCGCCGAcgccgcccgcgccccgcgccgTCACCACtccgcgccgccccgacgccgtcgccgcgcGCCACCCCGCGTCGTTGCGGTCACCTCCCCGCGCAGCCCCGACGCCATCTCCGCCCCGCGTCGCCCCGACACCATCGCCGCCCCGCGGGGCCCCGACGCCATCGCCGCCCCACGCCACCGCTGCCCCGACCTCGACGCTTCGATGCCACCGCAGCCCCATGTCGCCCCGACGCCGTCCCCTGCCCCGCGCGCCAGCGCCTCTGCCTTAGGCCGGCCCCGACCACGCCGTCGCCGATGCCGCCCATAGTGAGCCCCCGCGCCCTGCCCTGCCCCCTGCCGCCACCGCTGCCGTATGATGTTTTTTTCAATGGATGTAATGCTTTTTTTCATATATTTTCAtgtatatatgttgatgtatggatatatatatgattttttTTGCATATATGTTGATGTAATATTTTTTGCATATATGTTGATGTATGGATATATGCtttgtatgtatgtatgtattttttcaattgtaatgatgttttaaaaatacatatatgcaaaagttagatttttagaaaagttttatctatatatgttctctCATTTAGTAAGTAttaggttagtttcatttttagagaagttttatatatttaggaagaaggaatagaaggaagaaggaagaagaaaaagttttatatatatgcaaaagttacatttttagaaaagttttatatatctagctaggaaaggaagaagaagaaaaagaatgagaggaaaaaagaaaataagaagaggaagaaaagagaagaagaggagaggaagaagaggagaaataaataagaagaaacaaaaagaagaaaaagaagacgagaagaagaaaggaatagaggagaagaagagaaaatactattttctcttcttctcctctattcctttcttcttcccctcttttttttcttcttattttttatcgggtatgtcgttgcCAATATGCCCCgtgtcccgataacttcaacacgaggggggggtcgacctaccccctccccgataacattattttcccatgtatgtatgtcgtcgttgtcgatataaccCCCTCCCGGATAACTTCGACAGTGATAACTTATAACACGGGAGCACCCccggccctctcgctcgaccaaaactctcgaggacacccaaaccctagaaaaatacgatgtcggtctcctaccccctgctgccgcgcccctacccttgaagcgttgccgaggccaccccaaacccggAACTGTCATGTTTGgctaataattgccatgttgtaatatttgcagaaacaaTGGAGTTCGGACGAGacgaggaacaagaagaggtgttgggggacataatcttaGCCGGAGGTGATGTCTTGTCGTATCTTAACGACAATGATGGTCTGGAAGAACAGGGTGAAGAAGCAGGCTACGGTGATCGAAGAATGGAGGAGGAAAGACATGATTATGATgactccggtgacccaatgctggtgcaagaaggagcccgtggtgacggctccggtgaccgaacagagtccggccaggtaaatatattagttaagcctgtgctgacgagctattgatgcattcattgttttggtatgtacacatattaattaactctcgtctttcttcttttttctagccctccggatcgagcacaacttcggtaaagagacgagacccgaagaaaaagttgcgctcggatgaaaggtttgagatcacaaCAATCGCGcgcgacggccaaccgattgaacccaccCGGACAAAGGAAGCATTTGCTTCTCAGTgtggggttcttgttagggacaagatcccgatcagcattcaccaatggtataagcctaagaacgaagatcctgaggtgtcttatgtcattgatatgcaagagaggtcgatcacttctctcggtatgcatgacgaacttctgtacttaatggtttcctttattttcttactagctagcgtgtcgagggCCTCTCTATGTATAGCATGTAgcatcgaccaagcacggacataagagaggacacttctctctattaattagctagctaacacaatatatgaaacacctaaattaaccctcccaaaacccccaactccccccccttcaaaaaaaacaaaaaccccaacccctgaaatgctgacgcgtggatgcttATTGGTCCTGGTtgatgccaccaaccgggaccaaaggccctcctgcctgggctcgacGCACCGGCCACGTGGAGACCCATCTGTCCCGATTTGTGTAAGAACCGGAACTAAAGGgctagggcattagtaacgaccctttagtcctaGTTCAAAAACCGGGACAAAAGGTCCTTACCAACCGGGACAgatgaccctttttctactagtgacgaAGCGCACGTCACCGTCGGCGAGGCTCCCGCGCCAGCCTATGAGGAGCTCCCGCCAATCCGCGGCGTGGATGAGTTGGAACAATGCCCACTCATGTGGCCGCTTCGCAGGGTCCATCATCTTCCCCCGCAGCTCAACCACCCGGTGCGGCAGCCCTGGCAGGGAGACGGCGGCGGTTGAGTCGTCGGAGCACGCCTCGAACGGGTTGCTAATGAGCATGGCCTCAATGCAGGAACGTGCAAACATGCTGGTGGCGAGGAACGTGATACGCAGGATGCCATGCTCCGCGACGTTGTCCACGGACCAATGGAAGATACCGTTGGAGACGATGGCGTCGATCTCGGTGTGGTGGTCGTCCAGGAAGCGGTGGAAGTGCTTGCCAGGCCTCTCTGCTATCAACGCCATCATGACGCCAGACATCATACTCCTTCTGTGCGAGTCCATCTCCAATACGCGCCCATCGTCGAACCTCCGTGGCGCCATATGCCGCCGGGATCCGCCGTCGGCCTTGCGGTAGATGTAACACCGCTCCTCCTCTTGTCCCCTCCAGCTAGCACGTGCTTCAAAATGATGTCCCCAGGAGGGACAACGGCATCGAAGGTGCCATCATCGTCCGATACGGTAgtcccagatctagggttttccCCGAAGCATCACGAGTGGGGTGCCATGACCTACAACAACGATGCCTCAAGAAGGAAACGACGTCATAGACGCCGCCATCGTCCGCCATGAGCGTAGTCGGCGCGATTTTCACCGGAAGAAAAAACATGTGCAAAGATGGTAACTCCGAGTACAGCAGCACATATGGGAGATATGGCCCCATGTAATTTTTAGTACCAGGGATTAGTTTGACTTGTCGACGATCCAAGGATACCTTGTCCCAAAGTGAAGAAGATCAAGTTACAGTGCGGATGAATCATAATCCACTCGAAATTCGGATTCATGTACTAAACAAGATTCCATCTGAACATAAGCTAGTAATCGAACTACAACACCGTAACTACAACACCGTCTTCATCTCTCTTAAAATTTGTACTCCCTCTATCCCATAATATAAAAACGTTTTTGaaactacactagtgtcaaaaatattcttatattatgggacaaaGTGAGTATAATGCAAGCAGCCCTGTGATTGCTGGATAAAACCTTTACTAAGACCGAGGAAGTGTGTCCACGTTTCCCCCTTAGTGTCCACCGCGGCTAGAAAACGGTGTGACCCGCGGTCAAACCTGTGAAAATGCATATACTAGCACTGGCGGAGCTATGTGTGTTAGTGCAGGGGCCATGGCCCCCCAGCTCCTTGATTTTTTGTGAAGAAATTATGTATTTGGGTGTCACAAATTGAGAGAAATATAGTTTATGAAGAAACCAGCCCTCCACACACGCCATGGCCCCCCAGTCCTTTGTAGCTAGCTCCGCCACTGTTACTAGCCATTAAGAAACACAGATGCTGACTGATAATTAGTGAGCATAACTTCTCCATTCCATCCATTCTCCTCAAGAACCCATGTTCCGGTTTGAGACGCATACACCTCTCTCTTTCTCGCGCGGAAACGCAcgcacgcatgcacgcactgctGCCGAGCGAGACGGCGTGCCGCAGCCCCCCGGCCAGGCCAACAGAGCCAGCCAGAGGCAGAGATTCAGGGCCGCCACGGCAGGGTAGGAAAGCAGAAATGTATGTGGTGGAGTAAGGTACACGGTAGTCGGTACAGTGCAAAACGGGAAGCACGCTGAGGCCGGATCACACAATTATCCACCCGCCTTACGTCCGGAGCACCGGCGGGCGATCAACTCCTCCATGAGCTGCCCAACATCGTCGTACGACGACCCGCCTTTCTCCACCGCGGCCCTCGCCTTTGCGCGGAGCTCCTCAGCTCTCTTTCGTATCATGTCGCCGTTGCCCTCCTCCTTCATCACTTTCCTGATGGATTCGGCGATCACCTGGCCGGTGATGACCCGGTGGGTCTCCATCCATGTTGCGTAGTCCTCGGCACCAACACTGACGCCCACCCCGAGTACCTCCACGACGAGCTTCTCGTTGTGGAACTGGTCGGCGTACCGCGGCCACGTCACCATCGGCACGCCGGCGCTCACGGCCTCCAGCGTGGAGTTCCACCCGCAGTGCGTCATGAAACCACCAACGGCGGGGTGGTTCAAGATGAGCACCTGCGGCGCCCAGCCATGGACGACGTACCCACGGTGCGCAGTTGGGAACCCGTCTGGCATACATATATCCACTGATGCAGCAGCGGCACTGCCATTGGTGATGACCCACAGGAAATTTTTGCCCGAGAGGTCAAGGCCGCGGGCGAGCTCCCGCGTCTGCTCCGGCGAGAAGCTGGTCATTGTGCCGAAGGAGACGTACACCACCGAGCTGGCCGGCTTCTTGTCGAGCCAGCGCAGGCACCCGATGGCCTCCGGCGAGAGCGTGCCAGCAATGGCGCCTCTTGACGCCACGTCCTTCCCGCTGCCGCTTGCGAGCGCAACCGGGCCGACAAGCCAGGCTCGGCGGTGGAGTGTGGCGCGGTAGTGCTCGGCGTAGGCCGGCTCCAGCTCGTGGAAGCTGTTGAAGAGCTCGCCGTAGCTCCGCCGATCCGCGGCGTGGATGAGCTGGAACAATGCCCACTCATGTGACCGCTTCACAGGGTCCATCAGCTGCCCCCGCAGCTCAACCACCGGGTGCGGCAGCCCTGGCAGGGAGACGACGGCGGCTGGGTCGTCGGAGCACGCCTCGAACGGGTTGCTGCAGAGCATGGCTTCAGTGCAGGAACGGGCGAACATGCTGGTGCCGAGGAACGTGATGCGCGGGAAGCCATGCTCCGCTGCTTCGTCCACGGACCAGTGGAAGATGCCGTCAGAGACGACGGCGTCGATCTCGGCGTGGTGGTCGGACAGGAAGCGGCGGAAGGGCTCCCGGAGCAGCTCCGCCGTTTGAAGGAACCTGTCGTTGTAGTCCTTGGATGTCAGGCCAGTCCCGCTCTCGGCGCTGGGGGGAAGCCCAACGTCTGGGAAAGGAACAACGACGACATCCACCGACCCTAGGGAAGTGTTGGCACGGTCGACGATGGAGCGGATGGTCGAAGCTTGCAAGGGCGTGGTAAGAATGGTGCACCTAACGCCACGGGCGGCGAAGAGCGCGGCCATGTCGGCCATCGGGATGAGGTGGCCAGGGAGGAGGAACGGGAAGAAGAGCATGCGTAACGGGGGCTGCTCGTCACCCTTCGTTGGCGCCATGGATGCATCCATGCCCAGCCTGCCCCGGAAGTTCCGATCTTGTAGAGGTTTACAAGAGCTGGATGAGTAGTACGTTCGAACTAACAACTGGTGTGACAGTGATGACCGCATTTAATCTGTGCTGTAGACACCTCGATTACTATATGTAGGACATGTGAGGTAGCTAGGTTGGTCGGTCAGAATTTACACATGCAATTAAGAGGAGGTCGGTGGTTACTGTCATGCATTCAACTCAAATCAATCACGAGTTTGAGAGGTTTGGGTCCGAACCTACCGAGAGCTTGCATGCATAGTACTCACTCCGTCTCCAAGAAAAGGCTCAAAGATTTTATCTGTAGTCAAATGGTGCAAAGTTTGACTAAATTTCTATATAAGAAAACTAAACCAAATTTGTATCATTAGATGGGCAAAATACAATGTATTTTCATATTATATACTGGTTCATAGTTTTGTTTAGCTGTGCACATGCTTTGAGTACATACGTCTCCTCTACAAGAGTAAATTGCACAGAAGTACCACAATTAAGGCATTGGAAGCAGATTGGTACCAAGATTGGTAATTTTTACGTGTCAGTATCAACTTTGGGGCGAGACGTTGCAAAAGAGGCTAAAAATACTGTTTATACGTATTGACAAGGAAACTGACCAGTTGGGCCCGTCCGTCAGGTGCCACGTTGGCCGGTTGGCGCGTGCCCGCGCGCTGACTCGGACAAGGCTGAGTCGCACCGTTTAGTCGCGGCCCGAGCCTCCGTCTCCGTCTTCGTCGTGCCCGTCACCACCACCAACCGCCCGCGCCGCCGTGAGCTCGAGGTCCGCTCCTCCACGACCGCGGCCCCGCTCCGGCCCCACACGCTCACCTTCCCCACCCCGGCCCGCCCCGCCGCgcccgcctcgcgctcctccaTCCGCTTCAGCCGCGGCGCCaactcctcctccgcctccttcaTCGACGCCGCAGCCTCCTCCGCCTTCGCCGTCGCGGCTATCCTCATGCCCCACCTCCTCTCcccttccgccgccgcctcctcctcatccCCTTCCCCCTCCCCGTCAGCCCCCGTGTCCTGCCCCGCCACCGTCTCGGCGCCCCGCGCTGGCGCCCCGGTGGCCGTGCAGCTGCCGTGCGGGATGGCCGTTGGCTCGCGCATCACGGTGATGGCCCGGCCAACGAGGAGGGACGGGGCGGCGTCACCCTCCTCAGCTTTCTTCCGTATCATGTCACCGTCGCCCTCCTCCTTCATCACTTTCCGGATGGATCCAGCGGTCACCTGGCAGGTGATAACCCACAGCTTCCGATCTTGTGGAGGCTTAGAAGAGCTGGATGAGTACTAGTACGTACGTTCGAACTAACAACTGGTGTGACAGCTCGATTATTGTACTCTAGATAGGAATAGGACATGTGATGTAGCTAGATTAGGCTGATCATAATGGTAGTATCATAACTAGTATCATGCATggcaactaggcaattttgatgaggtgtcatagaattaaatgaagaaaaagagggttgagtatcatatcatgataccatatcatagtaaatgttatgctactatgcgtcatgcatgacaatatataaagtactacatgatactaatatatgatactatgcattagcgAGGTAGTATCATagactagtatcatatgcatgatactagtatatgcaTGTGAGACAGGTGTTCTTCCAGCCATCAGAAAAACCAAGTATCATCTGAACGAGCTCTCTGATAAGAACTACCTAATATTGCACAGGAATTGTTCAATTTAAGACACTCTAGCCTTAGACTTACGGTTGAGATGGCATTTGAAGCTCTGAAGAAAAGATTTAAGATCCTGGATCTGAAACCATATCAGCCTTACCCCATCGGGTTAAGTTGCTTCTTGAATGTTGCATCCTTCATAACTGGATCCTATAATGGGTTGTGATGACCTCATGTGAGAGGAGATAGAGGTGACGCTTGATAATGTTGTTAGCTCAGGCCATAGTGTGAAGGCATTTGACAATGCAGTGGGAAGTAGAAGAGGATGAGGATGGACTTCTACCTAGTTAGCATCGATTAGCTTTCTCCTATTTTGCCATATGGCTCTTGAATTTGTACTGCAATTTGATAGTAGTCAGGATGAACTGTCATTCTTTCTTAGCTAAGAGTGAGATGATGTCTAAATCGTGTGTGGTAAGGTCACCACTAGTGAGAAGTGGTGATCACAACCTACGCTGTTCGCAAAGACACAATGTGTAGTTTGTCCGTCCAGTACAACGTACACAATCAAATATATATTGGGTCAATATTGATCCTTAATGCAGGCAACCAAACTATGTGTACATGATGGTTCTTTACTGGATATTCAAAATGATGCCCAGACTCATCTACACTCAatgaacagtaaaatcaaaaaatattaaaaaatatCCTCAAACTTTTGTGCAGGCAAGTTTCTTGTGTCCACTAGGTGGGTGCAAAATTTCAtgggcaaaaaagacaaaatcgGCTATGAAGTGCCTCTTAAAACCTACCAGAAATTTATCTTTTTTGTCATGAGCTTCTTGAATGTCCAAACTCCATCAAATTTGGCACCGGCATCACGCACAACAAAGCAAATTTGGATTCTTTATTACTATTTTAAATTATTTTACTGTTTATGGATGTGAGCATCTAGACCAAGGTGCAGAAACACCGCGTCCGGTTTTGGTCCGTTTTATCTTAGCGAGGCTCAACTGAGATACACATGCAAAATGGCAAAAAAAGGTGTAGATTTTAtgaaaaagggtttccccccgctttatattataaagcaacGAACCAAACATCCAACGCAATAGTACAGAGTACAATCAAGTCATAAAGAAATGCTGGGGGCACAGCAAGACAAGCCCCAAACAAAGCTAAAAGAAGCTAATCTGGCTcgggaggtggtggtggtggtggcggtggaggAGCAAAAATCGACGCCGA contains:
- the LOC125535060 gene encoding scopoletin glucosyltransferase-like, producing MDASMAPTKGDEQPPLRMLFFPFLLPGHLIPMADMAALFAARGVRCTILTTPLQASTIRSIVDRANTSLGSVDVVVVPFPDVGLPPSAESGTGLTSKDYNDRFLQTAELLREPFRRFLSDHHAEIDAVVSDGIFHWSVDEAAEHGFPRITFLGTSMFARSCTEAMLCSNPFEACSDDPAAVVSLPGLPHPVVELRGQLMDPVKRSHEWALFQLIHAADRRSYGELFNSFHELEPAYAEHYRATLHRRAWLVGPVALASGSGKDVASRGAIAGTLSPEAIGCLRWLDKKPASSVVYVSFGTMTSFSPEQTRELARGLDLSGKNFLWVITNGSAAAASVDICMPDGFPTAHRGYVVHGWAPQVLILNHPAVGGFMTHCGWNSTLEAVSAGVPMVTWPRYADQFHNEKLVVEVLGVGVSVGAEDYATWMETHRVITGQVIAESIRKVMKEEGNGDMIRKRAEELRAKARAAVEKGGSSYDDVGQLMEELIARRCSGRKAGG